GCCGACCACATCGTCGGCGTCCGCCGCGCGCGCCTCGCGCAGCCGCTTCTCCAGCTCGCGGACCTGATCGCCGAGCTGCTCGACCCTCTCTACCAGGCGCTCGGGGGCGACCTTGACCTTGTCCGAAGCGGCGCGCAGCGTGGCCTCGTGCCCCACCGCCAGCCTGTAGGCCGCGGGCCCCGTGATCGCCTCCACGCGCCGGACTCCGGCGCCGACGCTGCTCTCGGACACGATGCGGAACTGTCCGATCTCCGCGGTGTGGCGCACGTGCGTGCCACCGCACAGTTCCATGCTGACGCCCGGAATCTCGACCACCCTCACCAGGTCCCCGTACTTTTCTCCGAACAGCGCCATGGCGCCGGCGTCCACCGCCTCGCGGTACTCGCGCTCGACGGGCTCAACCGCGTGGTCTTCGAGCACACGAGCGTTCACCCACGCTTCGACCGCCGCGCGCTCTGCGCCGGTCATGGGGCCCGTGTGGGCGAAGTCGAACCGCAGCCGATGGGGCGCGACGAGCGACCCGCGTTGGACGACGTGCTCACCCAGCACTCGGCGCAAAGCCGCGTGCAGCAGGTGCGTCGCGGTGTGGTTGCGTTCGGTGTCGTGGCG
This genomic stretch from Gemmatimonadota bacterium harbors:
- a CDS encoding DHHA1 domain-containing protein, which gives rise to RHDTERNHTATHLLHAALRRVLGEHVVQRGSLVAPHRLRFDFAHTGPMTGAERAAVEAWVNARVLEDHAVEPVEREYREAVDAGAMALFGEKYGDLVRVVEIPGVSMELCGGTHVRHTAEIGQFRIVSESSVGAGVRRVEAITGPAAYRLAVGHEATLRAASDKVKVAPERLVERVEQLGDQVRELEKRLREARAADADDVVGAIVAEAEAVDGARIVSREVEVGSVDELRELGDTLRARLGTGAAVLAARLPERTSLFAVVTDDLVGRGVRADVLVREVATRTGGSGGGRPHMAQGGVGDPDQVAEALRAVPGLVKGLLEADA